In one Brevibacillus composti genomic region, the following are encoded:
- a CDS encoding DUF4183 domain-containing protein — protein MLPEVNRYFYLSPTDIQLNSPVTIPATQFTNDQGQPVTEFVTLGPSSYSSLFLNGILQKSSLSRISANALTLNAMGGTIYAGTSIILEIIHFSVIMDP, from the coding sequence GTGCTGCCGGAAGTGAACCGCTATTTTTATCTGTCCCCTACTGATATTCAATTGAACAGCCCCGTTACCATCCCGGCAACACAATTTACAAACGATCAGGGACAACCCGTAACTGAATTTGTCACGCTTGGTCCGAGCAGTTACAGCAGCCTCTTCCTGAACGGAATCTTGCAAAAATCTAGCTTGAGCCGAATCAGTGCCAATGCTTTAACACTGAACGCGATGGGAGGAACGATCTACGCAGGAACCTCCATCATTCTCGAAATCATTCACTTCTCCGTCATCATGGATCCGTAA